The genomic stretch tattatgtggcaagaggagtttcttttctggtctactctatttggtgttctgtaggcctcttgtacatTTATGGACAGCTCTTTCTtttagttgggaaaattttcttctatgattttcttaaaaatattttctgcaccttggagcctggaatcttcattttcttgtattcctattattcttagattttgtcttttcatggcatccttgatttcttggatgtttgtgtttgggacttttctgattttactttttctttgatagaagtatcaatttcaataagtgtatcttcagcacctgagattctctcttccatcttttgtattctattggtgatgcttacctttgtggttcctgatcttttttctaagttctccagctccagggttttatctgtttgtgttttctttattgattctaattttattttcatgccttgcaccatttccttcatctgtttgaatgtggatttttgtctctctatgatggcttctatttttttgtttgtttcctctttatgtcactaattgtgcctctacttgtgaggctttatttgattgtatttctttgacagctttgttcatttcctctttatatgattccacttgtgtggctatttttctgagagatttgttcatttcctctttatgtgtgtttaataactggataagcataactTTAAAGTCATTATCCTGTGTTTCCAATTAGTTAAAATATCTACTGATATGGGgggtttctggtgaagccataatatcCTGTTGATGGGTGTGTTCTAACACCAACCTCTTGCCATCTGCTTATATGTTTGTTCTTGGAGTCTTTACTTCAggctgggtctgtctttctctggtgtctggagtattcttcaggaaagattaagagaggtccactggtttgagggTGTGCATTGGTGTTCCAGCAATACGTAAGAGAAGAAAAGCTGCTACGCAGAATCAAAATTGCTTGAGAGCaagtgtgtgcatggaagtgtgtcttgaaggagacAGTGCTAGGGAGTATAGATACTTGGAATGTATGTGGGGGGATCAGTCGCTGAGGGTGCAGATGCTAGCGCTGTTAGTGAGCACAATTTGCAGGTGCAATGCACCTGTGCCaatttcctgaatacctcagtggtctacagtccTGTCATACTGTCGTTCTGGTATTCATATCTTTctgggttccaggagttgtttgccttgacttcactggtagacctgcagatcaggggcttcaatgttgataatgctgtcccaagaatccctatgttgccgcAGAACCTGGGGCTTGGTGTTGCGGTCCACCGGGAGTGCAGCCACCGTGGCATGACTAGGAGGCCTCTGGCACAGATGCCTTCTGGAAGGCCCTGGGGAGCCACGGGCCTGGTTTGTCTGGTGGAGCTGCTGGCACTGttctctgtgctaggagctgttGGGCACTGCGGGCCAAACTCTGAGCTCTGTGGTGGACACTGTGGGCcgcctctgcagcctctgcctccGCCAAGGAGGGAGAATGAAAGCCTGCAGTGGGGAAATGCCAGGGGATTGAGTATTCTTTCtctcaaatctcaagcagggaattctgtgcttggagcagccagcactgtgtTCTGTGCTAGACGCTGCATACACTGCCACTGCGGGCTGCCTCAGCTGCCTCTGTTGCTGTCTGCTGTGCCTCTACCACTGTCTCCACCCATTAAAGGGGAAGTGCCTAGGAACTGAGTCCCCAGGAGAATTCCACAGTGAAATCCACCATTGACCTGCATCCTATTGGTCTCAGTTCAGGGTTTGTCCCCTTTCACCCTGGAAGCCTCGATGTCGTTGTTTtgggttcagctgcccctccactcaccaatttcagagtctGAGACTCTGAAAttgcccctcagatacagtgagCAGCTGGTCGCTGTGATCTTGGATTTCAATAgtgaatttttatctttattgcagATTTTAAATATAATTGTTTGATTTAACTTTGGAACACAATTATAATGCCCATCTTATAATATACTTTGGCATTTGCTCAGGGTTGGTTTCATAGGTCCTAGTCTCTTcagcgcatacacacacacacacacacacacacacacacaaatactcacacacacacacacacacacacacacacctttaaaaatCCCTCAAGTCCAAATACTGCTGTGTATATACTCTTAAGTGTATAGCTGACCAATGGAATGTGTTACCTACCAGGTACCATGAAGTCAAAGAAAAATGACTGATCTTCCAGTAACTTTCAAATGCCAATAGTTTTTAAGTGAAAGCTGGAACTTCATGCTCACCTTTGCCTTCTATGTTAGCATTTTATCTGACTTGAGCTTGGGAGGTCTTGTCCATACTGCCACAACTGCTTTAAGTTCATATGTATAACTTCACTATTTTGTTCAgaaaacagattttctttttaatcatccACTGCCTCTGGGCTCTTCCAATCTTTCTGGCCTCCTATTGTACAATGATCTTTGAGCCATGGGAGAAAGGTGTGTTATACAAatgtctcattaggactgagCATTCCATAGTACTAAATTCCCGAAGATAGTGTATGTAAGAAACATAACAGTTTAAGTACAGAATAAATGATGCTATACTTACTATACTCATTATACATGGAGTGCTACATTAATTATGTGgtctgaaaaaaaagagaaatactcACAGAGGAAATGTTATTGGCATTGTCTAGATAAATAAAGAGGATTATCTAGAAGACAGAGGCACAAAAGATCTTGAATAAACAGagtaccaaaataaaataaaagggggggAATGAGGACAAATAGTAGCATTTGGTCATTTataagcaagaaaatcatgaaatttgcaggcaaatggtgggaactagaaaagatcatcttgagtgaggtattccagaaggagaaagacacacatggtatatactcacttataagtggataccagatatataatataggataaacctactaaaatctgtacacctaaagaagctaaacaagaaagaggaccctggttaagatgaccaatcctcacacagaaagacagaggggatgggcattggaagaaggaaaaaaatagaaaataggacaggagcctagcacaaagcacctctgaaagactatcaagcagtgtatcaaagcagatgctgagactcataaccaaactttgggcacagtgcagggaatctaatgaaagaagggtgagataatGAGACCTGAAGGggtcagaagctccacaaggaaagaaacagaattaaaaacTCTGGgcaccagctataccactgctaggtatatacccaaaatttgctcaagtacacaacaaggacatttgctcaaccatgtttgtagcagctttaattttaatagccagaacctggaaacaacccagatgtccatcaacagaggaatggatacagaaattatggtatttttacacaatggaatactactgagcaatcaaaaaagaggaaatcatgaaatttacaggcaaatggtgggatctaggaaagatcattctgagtgaagtatcccagaaggagaacgacaaacatggaatatacttgcttatatagacctagaagatacgataaacataatgaaatctatacacctaaagaagataatcaagaaagcggacacggggtaagatgatcaatcctcatttagagagacaaatgggatatgcattgaacgtatgacaggagtctactgcagaaggcatctgaaagactctacctagcagtgtttcaaagtagatactaagactcatgaccaaacctttggcagagtacaggaaatcatatgaaagaaggggagtttgatgtggaaaggataggagctccacaaggaccaaacatatctgggcatagggtcttttctgagatggacactcaaccgaagaccatgagtggatataacttagaacctctgctcggatgtgacctatgatagctcagtaaccaattggtttcctatagtaagaggaacaaggactctttctaacaggaactgaatggcaggctctttgacctccccacctcccaagggaggagcagtactgttaggccacagaggaggactttgcagccagtcctgaagatacctgacaaaacagtcatatgaaaggggaggaggtcttcccctatcagtggacttggaaaggggcagggagaagatgaaggagggagggtgggattagggatggaatgagggagcaggatacagctgggatacagagttaacaaaatgtaactaataaaaataaaattaaaaaaaagaaaaaaaattgaaatggcTTGTATTATATTAACTTTGACCAAAATATCTCATTTTATTAGatcaacatattaaaaaaaacaaacaaacaaacaaaaaacctctgggcacaggggtcttttctgagactgatactctgatactctagccaaggaccattcatgtatataacctagaacccctgcccagatgtagacaatggcagctcagtcttcaagtgggtaccctagtaaggagaacagggactatctctgacacgaactcagtggctggctctttgaccacctccctcagggggaagagcagccttgctaggacacagaggagaacattacagctggtcctgatgagacctgataagctagggtcagatggaaggggaggaggacctctcccatcagtggacttggagaggggcttgggaggagttgagggagggagggtcggagTGGGATGGAAAtacggagggggctacagctgtgatacaaagtgaataaactgtgattaatataaaaataaaaatttaattaaaaaatcagaaatagtTTGCTGTGGTTAAACCTAAAGTAAACATGGGAGAATGACAGGCAATACACAGGAGtagttagattaaaaaaaaaagaaaaaaaagaaacaagttgcTAGCTAAATACAaatgcttttctgttctcttctaaGGTACTTGATGCTTGACTTTTTTTGATCAATAATAacagaatttatttatgtttaaaagaATAATCACTTTTACACATGAAATTGAGAGACCACATTTCAGTTTGTATTAAGGCAGCAATTATAATAGGCATGAAAAGTTATATAGTAGACATTAGAATATGGTCAACAAGTTAACAGGAACTCGTGAGTACCTCACCTCAGAGATCTGGAGAAGCCTCACTTGCAGAGCCGTCGCCATGCCTCTGGCTAAAGATCTGTTACACCCTTccttggaagaggaagagaaaaaaaaaaaaaaaaaacataaaaagaagtgGTTGGTTCAGAGCCCAAATTCTTACTTCATGGATGGGAAATGTCCAGGACGCTATAAGATTACTACAGTTTTCAGCCATGCTCAGACAGTGGTTCTTTGCGTAGGCTGTTCAACAGTGC from Meriones unguiculatus strain TT.TT164.6M chromosome X, Bangor_MerUng_6.1, whole genome shotgun sequence encodes the following:
- the LOC110542971 gene encoding small ribosomal subunit protein eS27-like; amino-acid sequence: MPLAKDLLHPSLEEEEKKKKKKHKKKWLVQSPNSYFMDGKCPGRYKITTVFSHAQTVVLCVGCSTVLRLPTGGKARPTEGCSFRREQH